Below is a window of Shinella sp. PSBB067 DNA.
CCCAGCACGCCGTTCGAGCCGTGCCGCGTGGAAAGCCGCCAGAGCCACTGGCTTTCCGTCGCCCAGTTGCCCCACGCCTTCGAGACGAGCCAGCTTTGCAGGTAGGAAGCCTCGACATGGCGCACCCGGCCGATCGTGCCGGCCAGCACCATCTCGCGCGCCTTCTGCAGCGGCGCCACGTTGCGGTAGGTCAGGTTGACCATGGTGACCAGGCCGGAGGCTTCGGCCGCGCGCGCCATCTCGTCCGCCTTCGCATAGTTCTCCGCAAGCGGCTTTTCGCACATCACATGCTTGCCCGCCGCGAGCAGCGCCAGCGTGGTCGGGTGGTGCGCGCGGTCGGGCGTCACGTTGGTCGCCGCATCGAAGCCGCCCCAGGCGATCGCCTCCTCCAGCGAGGTGAAGACGCCCGGAATGCCATGCAGGTCGGCAAAGGCCTTGACGCGCGAAGGATCGACATCGACGGCGCCGACCAGCTCGACACCCTCGATCGCCGCGAAATGCCGGGCATGGGCATTGGCCATGCCGCCTGTTCCAAGAACGAGAAGACGCATGGCTGCCTCAGCGGTAACCGGCTTCGCCGGCTTCATGCAGTTTCGGACCGCGCTCGACGATCGGCTCCGGCGCCTTTTCCACCGGCACGTTCGGCGCGTCGTGGATCGCCGCATAGGTGCCCTGCGGGTTGAAGGCCCATTTCACGCCGTTGACGAGCACCTTCTGCACGGTGGCATCGTGATAGGTGGGATAGGTTTCGTGGCCCGGGCGGAAATAGAAGATGTTGCCGGCGCCGCGGCGCCAGGTGAGGCCTGAGCGGAAGACCTCGCCGCCCGCGAACCACGAGATGAAGACCGTTTCCAGCGGCTCCGGCACGGAGAACTGCTCGCCGTACATCTCCTCGTTCTCCAGCACGAAGCTCTCGCCGAGCCCCTCGGCGATGGGGTGGCGCGGGTTGACGACCCAGAGACGCTCGCGCTCGCCGGCCTCGCGCCATTTCAGCGCGCAGGGCGTGCCCATCAGGCGCTTGAAGATCTTGGAGAAATGGCCGGAGTGGAGGACGAGGAGACCCATGCCCTCCCAAACGCGCTGCGCCACGCGCTCGACCACGGCGTCGCTGACCGCGCCGTGATCCTTGTGCCCCCACCAGACCAGCACGTCCGTCTCGGCAAGGCGCGCCTCGCTCAGGCCGTGTTCCGGCTCCTGCAGGGTCGCCGTCGTGGCCTTTATGGCGGGGTCCTTGTTGAGCGCGCCGGCGATCGTGTTGTGCATGCCGTCCGGATAGATCGAGCGCACGATCTCGTTCGTCTGCTCGTGGATGTTCTCACCCCATACGATGGTGCGTATTGCCATGTGCCGTTCCTTTGAAGCCGAAAATTGAAACCGCTTTCAATTCCCCGGAATCGCATAGAGGCCGGCCCGCTTCTTGGCAAGCGGGGTCCGTTCGATTCCGCCTCGCTTTCAGTGGAATGTCGATTTGGAGAAAAGGTTCAGCACGACGACGCCAGCAATGATGAGACCGAGGCCGATGACGGCGGCAAGATCGAGCTTCTGGCCGAACAGGAAATAGCCGACGAGCGAGATCAGCACGATGCCGAGTCCGCTCCAGATCGCATAGGCGATTCCAACGGGCACATAGCGAAGGCTCGAGGAAAGAAAATAGAACGCGATGGCATAGCAGACCATCATGGCAACGGTCGGCACCAGCCGCGTGAAGTGCTGCGCCGCCTGCATGGCGGAGGTGCCGAGCACCTCGAAGACGATGGCGACGACGAGGACGGCATAGACGGCGGTAAGGTTCATGACGGGTCTCCGGCGCTCGCGCGCGAAAATGAGGTGGGATCAGGTGCGCGAAAGCGTCAGCAGCCGCTTGAGCATGGCGCCGCGCGTTTCGGTATCCATGGTCGGCGCGCCGAGCAGGTCGGCAAGCCAGAGGCCGTCCACCGCATAGCGCACGAGCATGGCGTCGAGCGAAGAATCGGTGCCGACATTTTCCGCGACGTGCCGCTCGATCCATTGCCGCCAGCGCTCGCGCAGGTGCGGCTCGGAGATGAGGGCGACGGTCAGCACCTTCCACTGCTCCCCGTCCGCCATGCCCTCGGGCAGGAACCAGATGGCGGCATAGGCCCGCGTGAAGCGTCCCTTCGGCTCGGGATCGTCGCGCATCCGCCCGGCAAGCGCCCGCTCGAACTTTTCCGTCAGGTCGTCGAACAGCCCGTCGAGCAGCGAGAGCTTGTTGGGGAAGTGGTGCAGCAGGCCGCCCTTGCTGACGCCCGCCGCCTGCGAGACGGCATCGAGCGTCACGCTCGCCGGTCCCTTTTCCAGGGAAAGCCGCGCCGCGACATCCAGCAATTGCTGGCGGACGGTTTCGGGTTGCTTCTTGCGATGATGGGCTTTGCTCATACGAAAACATACCGTCCAGACGGTTTCATGTCAATCGGAGTGGCGTGGCCGAGCGCTTCGTCGCAGCCGCAAGACGGGCATTGCGTGCCGCATGGGGCGGCGGTAAGACCGGGACGAACGGGAAAAGCCATGACGGACAAGACGGAAAGCCAGGATCGGCAGGGCGAGACGATAACCCTTTACGAGGCGGTCGGCGGCGATGCCGCCGTGCGGGCCCTGACGCGCCGCTTCTACGCGCTGATGGACAGCCTGCCGGAAGCCGCCCGCTGCCGCGCGATCCACCCGCCGGACCTGACCGGCAGCGAGGAAAAGCTCTACGAATACCTGACGGGCTGGCTGGGTGGACCGCCGATCTACACGCAGAAGCGCGGCCACCCCATGCTGCGCCGCCGCCATTTCGTGGCGCCGATCGGCCCGGCGGAACGAGACGAATGGCTGCTCTGCTTCGTTCGCGCGCTGGAAGAAACGGTGCCGGGCGAAGGCCTGCGCAAGATCATCCTCGAGCCCGTGACGCGGCTCGCCCACCACATGCAGAACCAGGAATGAACCCGATGTCCTTCTCGCTCCGATCGGCAAGCCTTCTCGTCGCCGGCCTGATGGGCCTTGCCGGCGTGGCAGCGGCGGCGGCCGCATCCCATGGCAGCGATCCGCGCCTAATGGCCGGTGCCTCCGCCATGTGCCTCGCCCATGCGCCGGCGCTGGTGGCCCTCCATGCCGGCTGGCGCGCCGTGCGGACGGCGCCGCTCGCCGCCCTGCTCCTGGCCCTCGGCACCGCGCTCTTTGCCGGCGACCTCGTCTTCCGCCATTTCGCGGGGCACGGCCTCTTCCCCATGTCGGCGCCGACCGGCGGCGTCATCATGATGGCGGGCTGGCTCGCGGTGGCGCTCGGCGCTTTCCTGCCGCGAGAAGCCGCCTGAGCTCAGCGCTGCGGGATGCGGCCGGAGCGCAGCAGCCTGCCGGATCGCCCAGGCAGAATTCTTCCATGCTCTAAGGCTGCACCACCCTCGGCGTGAGGCCCCGGCGCGCTCCGCTCTCCGAATTCGTGGTGCAGATCGGCAACGCCACGGCCGCGCAGAAAGCAGACGCTCGCGCAGTGTGCCGGGTTGGAGGTCAACCGGAAATGCAGCTCCATGCCGGTCGGCGGACGATAAGATCGTCCCCCGTCTCACAGGCCAGTTCGGCAAGGCCGAGGAACCGGCTGCACACGTCTTTTCGCCAGCCCGATGTCGAGCGACCGCAGGACGGGCGAATATCGACGCGGTCGGTATCGACCGCCGCGCTCACGCGCCGACGACGGCGGTGAACCCTTCGAACTTCGGCGGGCCGAGATAGATGCCCCGGTTGTCGCCGGCGCTCTTGTGGGCCTGGCGGAAGTTCTCGGACTGGGTCCAGGCGACGAAATCGTCCTTGCTCGCCCAGATCGTGTGGGAGGCGAAGAGCGTATAGCCCTCCTCGGCGTTCGTATCGCCGCGCAGCAGGTGGAAGGACTTGAAGCCGGGCATTTCGGCAAGGCTCGAATCCCGCCCCTTCCAGATGTTCTCAAAGGCTTCCTCATGGCCGACGGCGATGCGGAAGCGGTTCATGGCGACGAACATGCAGGACCTCTCAGTCAGAACGAATCCCGCCGCGCACGGCGCGGCACGGGGAAGGCTACGACATTGTCGTTGCGCGCTTCAAGCGCGGATTCGCCCTCGAAGGCCGCTGCGCGCGCCGGCGGGCGGACGCTTTGCACCGGAAATTCCGTGGCATTCGCGCTTTCCAGCATGTCCGCCCGGCGCGCCAGCAGGGCATAGAGTTCCGGCACGAGGCCGTCGCCGTTCTGGGCGGCCAGCTTGTGCAGGCCGATCATCATGAAAGCCTCGGGTCTTTCGTCGCTCACTGCGTATTGTCTCCTTGGGTCATGCTCTGCAGGGCCCGCTCGAAGGAGGATTTGCTGCCGTTGCGCAGCGGCACGAAGGCCTTCTCCCACTTCTTGCAGCCCGTCTTCACGCGGATGCAGGCATCGTGGCTGATACAGTCGATGGGGCAGAAGACGCAGTCGACCGAGGGCAGGACGTTGTCGATGCGGGACACCGCCTCGCGAAGGCCGCCGTCGTGGTGGATGAGGTTGGCGCCATACGAGCTGGCGATCTGGCGCAGATGCGCCACCTGGCAGTCGCGGCCGCCGACATAGAGGAAGCTGCGTCCTTCGAGGCCGGCCTTGTTCTCGGCCTTCTCGTCGCTGTCCTGCCGCTGGCGGGCCTGCTGCTGTTGCCTGTGCTTCTCGCGCATCGCCTTCCTCTCCGCTTCGCCGGTCCGGCGCTTGACCTTGCTGACTTCCACGCTGCGGGGCGCCTGCGGCGCGCGTGGCTCCATGCGCGGGGCGGCCGGCGCAGCGGCCGTCCCTTCTTGCGTGGCCGTCGCCATCTGCTTGCGCAGCGCGGCAAGCTGGCGCTCCAGGTCCCCGATCCGCCGGTCACGCTCGGCGATCATTGCCTTCAGGACCGATTCCATGCGGCCCGCAGTCATCGAATTCATGCAGCATCCCCTTTGGCACTCCGCGTGGGCGGAGCCTCAGTTCGGGGCAACCTACAAAACTTGATTTTCAGAGTAAAGTATAAACATGACTATCAAAGTCATATTTTAGGGCAAAAAAATCCCGCCGGCTGGAGGACGGCGGGAAAGACGGTCTCAGTTAAAGACGATCGGCACGTTGAAAGGCCAGGATGCGCGCCCGGCGGCATCGGGAATCTTCGCGAAGGGCGCGGCCCGCTGCACCGAATCGACTGCCGCCTGATCGAGGGCTGCGCTGCCGGAGCTGCGCGCCACGCGAATGCTGCTGGCCTGTCCGCTGGCACCCACGACGAAGCTCACGACCACGCTGCCCTTTGCCCCGCCCGAGGCACGCCGCTTGGCGCGATTGATCTTGTTACGGACCTTGCCGGGATAATTGTCGACGGCAGCGTTGCCGGCCCTGGTCGAATTGCCGCGTTTATCGCCGCCGACGGAAGCCGTCCGCACGTCGAGCGATCCATCGACCTGGCCCTTGGTCTCGTTCTTCTTGGCGGTGCCCTTCTCGCCGGCCCTGCTGGCGACCTTCTGCTTCGGCTTCTTGCGCTCGACCTTCTTGACCGGCTCTTCCTTTTTCACTTGGGGGACCGGCTTGATCACCTCTTCCGGTTCGATCTCGGGCTTGATCTCCGGGATCGGGATCGCCGCGATCTCCACCTCGGCAGAGGGAACGATCAGTTCCGGCGTCTGTTCTGACACGACAGGATCGACCGGCGCGATCTCGGTCGTCTCGGGCTCAATTTCGGTGGGCTGGATCGCCGCCACCGCCTGCGGTTCGGTGATGTCGGGCTGGATCTCCTCCGGCGTGATCGCCTCTTCCGGATTGCCGGATTCGACCGCGTCGAAGGCGCTGCTGCCGAGCATCGCCACTTCAGCGACGACGCCCCCGGCGATCTGGGCCTCTTCTTCCGGCGGCGCCGGCGTCATGGAGAGAATCGCGGCCGCCCCGGCATGGGCCAGCAGGGAAAGGACACCCGCACCGATCCAGAGCCACTTGCTTCCAGCCATCGTACTACACCCGTCATTGCGTTTCTTGCGCTGCCCGCGTCATGCGGCGCGCCACTCGCCTCAGCCTTCCAGACCCGCCGACGCCTTGCTGCGCGTGACGATGCCGCCCATGCAGCGGCCCTTGTCGAGCCCCTCGCCCTCGCAGACCGGCGCGTCGTTGATCAGGAGGTTCTTCACCGTCTCGCACTTGATGCCCGGCACATCGAACTGGCGCACCTTGGACTTGCCCGCCGGCAGGTCGCGGAAATCGAGCAGCGCCAGGCGCTCGACAGTGCCCTTGTCGTTGAAGATGACGAATTCGAAGGAGACCTTCGAAATGTTCTGCGCCAAGCCGTTCTCGGCGACGAAGGTAAAGAGGCAGCCCTTCTGCGAACCGGCGAGCGCATTGAGCTCGACAACGAGCCCCTTGGCCGCGGCGGCCTCCTGCGCGGCGGCGCCGCTCGCGGCAGCGACGGCAAGCATCGACGAGAGAAGAATGGTGCGCACGGTCATGGCCTCGCCTGTTCGAAATTCCGCCTCGGCAGCCTCACAAAGAATTAACATGACTTTACGGCACCGGTATTGCGCGTATAAATAAATATGAGTAAGCAAGTCAAGATAGAAACGCCAAATTCCCCGTCAAACCTCTGTTTCGCTTGGAAAATCAAGTGCGCGGAGAGCCGCGGAAAGTGGCATCGAGCATTTGGATGAAGGCCGCGCCATGACCAACACGACCCGACCCACCCCCGCCGATATCCGCGCATTCCGCGCCGAGAACCCGAAGATGCGCGAGCGCGACATCGCCGCCCAGCTCGGCATTTCCGAGGCGGCCCTGGTCGCGGCCGAGGTCGGCCTTACGGCCATCCGCATCGACGGCGACGCCAACCGGTTCCTGGAGCGCTCCGAAGCGCTCGGCGAGGTCATGGCGCTCACCCGCAACGAAAGCGTCGTGCACGAGAAGATCGGCGTGTTCGAGAAGATCAACACCGGCAAGCACGCCTCCATCGTGCTCGGCGAGAACATCGACCTGCGCATCTTCCCCGGCGTCTGGGCGCACGGCTTCGCCGTGACCAAGACGGACGGCGAACAGGTCCGCCGCAGCCTGCAGTTCTTCGACAAGGCCGGCAACGCCGTGCACAAGGTCCACCTGCGCCCGGCCTCCAGCCTGGCAGCCTACGAGGCCATCGTAGCCGACTTCCGCCTGGAGGACCAGTCGCAGGAATTCGTCGAGGTCGTCTCCGAAAAGACCGTGGAGACAGGGCCAGTCGACGTCGCGGCGCTGCGCGAGAGCTGGAGCGCCATGACGGACACGCACCAGTTCTTCGGCATGCTGCGCAAGCTGAAGATCGCCCGCCAGGACGCCGTGCGCAGCGTCGGCGAGGATTTCGCCCACGAGGTCCGCGCCGATTCCGTTACCGCGCTGCTGCGCGCCTCCGCCGAGCGCGAGGCCGACATCATGTGCTTCGTCGGCAACCACGGCACGATCCAGATCCACACAGGTCCGGTGAAGAATATCCAGCCGATGGGCCCGTGGATCAACGTCATGGACCCGACCTTCCACATGCACCTGCGCACGGACCACATCGCCGAGTGCTGGGTCGTCCGCAAGCCGACCTCGGACGGCCACGTCACCTCGCTCGAAGCCTATGACGCGAGCGGCGAGATGATAGTCCAGTTCTTCGGCAAGCGGAAGGAAGGCATGAGCGAGCGCACCGACTGGCGCGAAATCCTCGGCAGCCTGCCGCGCCCCGACAGCGCCGCCGCCTGAAGACGAATGCCACCAGGGATCACGATCCAAGGACCACGACCATGAGCAAGAGCTTCGACCTCCGCCGCGCCCGCCCGTGGGAAGTGGCCCTCACCGTCTTTGCGCTTTCCGCGCCGCTTCTGGTGCCCTTTGTCGCCCACGGCGACGGCGGCTTCATCCGCAGGGCCGTCGCGCAGGAAATGCAGCAGGTCGATACCTCCAAGCTCGTGACGATCGGCGGCGCGGTGACGGAAATCGTCTACGCGCTCGGCGAAGGCGGCCGGATCGTCGCGCGCGATTCCACCAGCATGTATCCCGAGGAAGCGATGAAGCTGCCCGACGTCGGCTACATGCGCGCCCTCTCGCCGGAAGGCGTCATCGCCGTCAACCCGACCGCCATCCTCGCCGTCGAAGGCAGCGGCCCGGCCGATGCGCTGGCCGTGCTCAAGAGCGCCGGCATCCCCTTCGAGACCGTGCCGGAAGGCTATGACCGCGCCGCGATCCTCCGGAAGATCGATGTGGTCGGCAATTTCCTCGGCGTGCCGGAAAAGGCAAAGGCGCTGGAGGACAAGGTCGGCGCGGAACTCGACGCCGCCATCGCCGACGCCGCCAAGCGGCCGGCGGACCAGCGCAAGCGCGTGCTCTTCGTCCTCAGTTTCCAGAACGGCCGCATCATGGCCGCCGGCAACCATACGGCGGCGGACGGCATCATCGGCCTTGCCGGCGCGGTCAACGCCACCGACAGCACCTTCGAAGGCTACAAGCCCCTCACCGACGAGGCGGTCATCAATGCAAAGCCCGATGTCGTCATGGTCATGACGCGCCCTGGCGCCGGCAGCACGGACGAGGAAGTCCTCGCCCATCCGGCAATCGCCGTGACGCCGGCCGGCCAGAACAAGGCGATCCTGCGCATGAACAGCCTGCACCTGCTCGGCTTCGGCCCGCGCACCGCCTCCGCCATCAGCGACCTCAACAAAGAACTCTACGGCAAGCCCGGCAATGTCTCTCAATGATGCCGTGCGCAATCCGTTTGCGCGTGGTTCCCTTCTGATGCGCTCCGGCACGACGGCCGGCGACCGGACGGCGATCGCACGCCTGACGCTGGTCGTGCTCGTCATCCTCTCGGCCGTCGCGCTCGCCCTGTCGGTCGCGACCGGTGCTTCGGATGCCTCCGCCGTCAATGTCATCGGCGCGCTCCTCACCGGCGCCGACGACACTGCGCTCAGCATGCGCGACCGCATCATCGTCTTCGACATCCGCATGCCCCGCGCCCTGCTCGGCTTCCTCATCGGCGCGGCGCTCGCCATGTCCGGCGCGGTCATGCAGGGTCTTTTCCGCAATCCGCTCGCCGATCCCGGCCTCGTCGGCATCTCCTCCGGCGCCGCGCTCGGCGCGGTGCTGATGATCGTGCTCGGCAGCGCCCTGCCCGCGGGCGTCATGCTGGCGCTCGGCGCCTATGCGCTGCCGTTCGCCGCCTTCGTCGGCGGCCTCCTCACGACGCTGCTGCTCTACCGCATCGCCACGCGCGGCGGACAGACCTCCGTCGCCACGATGCTCCTTGCCGGCATCGCCATCGCCGCCCTCGCCGGCGCCGTCACCGGCATCCTCATCTACATGGCCGACGACAAGCAGCTTCGCGACATCACCTTCTGGGGCCTCGGCTCGCTCTCCGGCATGACCTGGGTGAAGCTCTTCGCCGCCGGCCCGATCATCCTCATCGCCCTTCTCGTCGTGCCGTTCCTGTCGCGCGGGCTGAACGCCATCACGCTCGGCGAGGCGGCCGCCTTTCACATGGGCGTGAAGG
It encodes the following:
- a CDS encoding Gfo/Idh/MocA family protein, giving the protein MRLLVLGTGGMANAHARHFAAIEGVELVGAVDVDPSRVKAFADLHGIPGVFTSLEEAIAWGGFDAATNVTPDRAHHPTTLALLAAGKHVMCEKPLAENYAKADEMARAAEASGLVTMVNLTYRNVAPLQKAREMVLAGTIGRVRHVEASYLQSWLVSKAWGNWATESQWLWRLSTRHGSNGVLGDVGIHILDFASYGAASDVDHIFARLKAFDKAPDNRIGEYDLDANDSFTMTVDFANGALGVIHASRWATGHLNELRLRMHGDKGALEVIHSTEGSKLRGCLGEDVEQAVWRDIDAGTVPTNYERFAAAVAARQTIEPGFRHAAELQKVLDLAIETERGRCELKV
- a CDS encoding ThuA domain-containing protein: MAIRTIVWGENIHEQTNEIVRSIYPDGMHNTIAGALNKDPAIKATTATLQEPEHGLSEARLAETDVLVWWGHKDHGAVSDAVVERVAQRVWEGMGLLVLHSGHFSKIFKRLMGTPCALKWREAGERERLWVVNPRHPIAEGLGESFVLENEEMYGEQFSVPEPLETVFISWFAGGEVFRSGLTWRRGAGNIFYFRPGHETYPTYHDATVQKVLVNGVKWAFNPQGTYAAIHDAPNVPVEKAPEPIVERGPKLHEAGEAGYR
- a CDS encoding SMR family transporter, encoding MNLTAVYAVLVVAIVFEVLGTSAMQAAQHFTRLVPTVAMMVCYAIAFYFLSSSLRYVPVGIAYAIWSGLGIVLISLVGYFLFGQKLDLAAVIGLGLIIAGVVVLNLFSKSTFH
- a CDS encoding TetR/AcrR family transcriptional regulator; this encodes MSKAHHRKKQPETVRQQLLDVAARLSLEKGPASVTLDAVSQAAGVSKGGLLHHFPNKLSLLDGLFDDLTEKFERALAGRMRDDPEPKGRFTRAYAAIWFLPEGMADGEQWKVLTVALISEPHLRERWRQWIERHVAENVGTDSSLDAMLVRYAVDGLWLADLLGAPTMDTETRGAMLKRLLTLSRT
- a CDS encoding globin — its product is MTDKTESQDRQGETITLYEAVGGDAAVRALTRRFYALMDSLPEAARCRAIHPPDLTGSEEKLYEYLTGWLGGPPIYTQKRGHPMLRRRHFVAPIGPAERDEWLLCFVRALEETVPGEGLRKIILEPVTRLAHHMQNQE
- a CDS encoding DUF423 domain-containing protein, coding for MSFSLRSASLLVAGLMGLAGVAAAAAASHGSDPRLMAGASAMCLAHAPALVALHAGWRAVRTAPLAALLLALGTALFAGDLVFRHFAGHGLFPMSAPTGGVIMMAGWLAVALGAFLPREAA
- a CDS encoding antibiotic biosynthesis monooxygenase — its product is MFVAMNRFRIAVGHEEAFENIWKGRDSSLAEMPGFKSFHLLRGDTNAEEGYTLFASHTIWASKDDFVAWTQSENFRQAHKSAGDNRGIYLGPPKFEGFTAVVGA
- a CDS encoding DUF2325 domain-containing protein, which produces MREKHRQQQQARQRQDSDEKAENKAGLEGRSFLYVGGRDCQVAHLRQIASSYGANLIHHDGGLREAVSRIDNVLPSVDCVFCPIDCISHDACIRVKTGCKKWEKAFVPLRNGSKSSFERALQSMTQGDNTQ
- a CDS encoding energy transducer TonB, translated to MTPAPPEEEAQIAGGVVAEVAMLGSSAFDAVESGNPEEAITPEEIQPDITEPQAVAAIQPTEIEPETTEIAPVDPVVSEQTPELIVPSAEVEIAAIPIPEIKPEIEPEEVIKPVPQVKKEEPVKKVERKKPKQKVASRAGEKGTAKKNETKGQVDGSLDVRTASVGGDKRGNSTRAGNAAVDNYPGKVRNKINRAKRRASGGAKGSVVVSFVVGASGQASSIRVARSSGSAALDQAAVDSVQRAAPFAKIPDAAGRASWPFNVPIVFN
- a CDS encoding hemin-degrading factor — encoded protein: MTNTTRPTPADIRAFRAENPKMRERDIAAQLGISEAALVAAEVGLTAIRIDGDANRFLERSEALGEVMALTRNESVVHEKIGVFEKINTGKHASIVLGENIDLRIFPGVWAHGFAVTKTDGEQVRRSLQFFDKAGNAVHKVHLRPASSLAAYEAIVADFRLEDQSQEFVEVVSEKTVETGPVDVAALRESWSAMTDTHQFFGMLRKLKIARQDAVRSVGEDFAHEVRADSVTALLRASAEREADIMCFVGNHGTIQIHTGPVKNIQPMGPWINVMDPTFHMHLRTDHIAECWVVRKPTSDGHVTSLEAYDASGEMIVQFFGKRKEGMSERTDWREILGSLPRPDSAAA
- a CDS encoding hemin ABC transporter substrate-binding protein; the encoded protein is MSKSFDLRRARPWEVALTVFALSAPLLVPFVAHGDGGFIRRAVAQEMQQVDTSKLVTIGGAVTEIVYALGEGGRIVARDSTSMYPEEAMKLPDVGYMRALSPEGVIAVNPTAILAVEGSGPADALAVLKSAGIPFETVPEGYDRAAILRKIDVVGNFLGVPEKAKALEDKVGAELDAAIADAAKRPADQRKRVLFVLSFQNGRIMAAGNHTAADGIIGLAGAVNATDSTFEGYKPLTDEAVINAKPDVVMVMTRPGAGSTDEEVLAHPAIAVTPAGQNKAILRMNSLHLLGFGPRTASAISDLNKELYGKPGNVSQ
- a CDS encoding iron ABC transporter permease, which gives rise to MSLNDAVRNPFARGSLLMRSGTTAGDRTAIARLTLVVLVILSAVALALSVATGASDASAVNVIGALLTGADDTALSMRDRIIVFDIRMPRALLGFLIGAALAMSGAVMQGLFRNPLADPGLVGISSGAALGAVLMIVLGSALPAGVMLALGAYALPFAAFVGGLLTTLLLYRIATRGGQTSVATMLLAGIAIAALAGAVTGILIYMADDKQLRDITFWGLGSLSGMTWVKLFAAGPIILIALLVVPFLSRGLNAITLGEAAAFHMGVKVQRLKYTAVVAVAGAVGASVAVSGGIGFVGIVVPHLLRIVIGPDHRYLLPASALLGGVLMLGADMLARTLVAPAELPIGIITALAGAPFFLWVLLRDRTRNGW